From one Nonomuraea polychroma genomic stretch:
- the istB gene encoding IS21-like element helper ATPase IstB, with protein sequence MTSPTPPALPDELDRLLRRMRLPYLRKAAPDVLATARAQRWDPAEVLRILIHEEVTGRDAATRRLRRTSANFPTGKTLASWRPEESSIPEPTQNALATLEWIGRAENLVIAGPSGTGKSHFTEGLAHAAIEKDLRVAWFTLETLTTTIGKAKVDGSIARTVARICRADLIVIDDIGLLPAGTDAAEAFYRIIDAAYERRSIAITSNIHPSGFDTIMPKTLATASVDRLLHHAHLVLTKGDSHRLAEALAGKGVTPLT encoded by the coding sequence ATGACCTCGCCCACCCCACCGGCTCTGCCCGACGAACTGGACCGGCTGCTACGCCGGATGCGCCTGCCCTACCTGCGCAAAGCCGCCCCCGACGTGCTGGCCACCGCCCGCGCGCAACGCTGGGACCCCGCCGAAGTCCTGCGGATTCTCATCCACGAGGAGGTCACCGGCCGCGACGCGGCCACCCGGCGGCTGCGCCGCACCTCGGCCAACTTCCCCACCGGCAAGACCCTCGCGTCCTGGCGACCGGAGGAGTCCTCCATCCCCGAACCCACCCAGAACGCCCTGGCCACGCTGGAATGGATCGGCCGGGCCGAAAACCTCGTGATCGCCGGCCCGTCGGGCACCGGCAAATCGCACTTCACCGAGGGCCTGGCCCACGCGGCCATCGAGAAGGACCTACGCGTGGCCTGGTTCACCCTGGAAACCCTCACCACCACGATCGGCAAGGCCAAAGTCGACGGCTCCATCGCGCGCACCGTCGCCCGCATCTGCCGCGCCGACCTCATCGTCATCGACGACATCGGCCTGCTCCCGGCCGGAACCGACGCCGCCGAGGCGTTCTACCGGATCATCGATGCCGCCTACGAACGCCGCTCGATCGCGATCACCAGCAACATCCACCCGAGCGGGTTCGACACCATCATGCCCAAGACCCTGGCCACCGCCTCGGTCGACCGGCTCCTCCACCACGCCCACCTGGTCCTGACCAAGGGCGATTCCCACCGACTCGCCGAGGCTCTGGCGGGCAAGGGCGTCACCCCGTTGACCTGA